In Fundulus heteroclitus isolate FHET01 chromosome 8, MU-UCD_Fhet_4.1, whole genome shotgun sequence, a genomic segment contains:
- the LOC105925679 gene encoding lysozyme C-like, with amino-acid sequence MMKHLLLLLLVAVANAKIFQRCDWARTLKAKNMDGYRGVSLADWVCLTQHESNFNTRATNRNTDGSTDYGIFQINSKWWCSDGGVSRANGCGIRCSELQTDDVETAIRCAKRIVDQQGVRAWEAWKAHCQNRNLSSYLRGCNL; translated from the exons ATGATGaagcacctgctgctgctgctcttggTGGCTGTGGCCAACGCAAAAATCTTCCAGCGCTGTGATTGGGCGAGAACGCTGAAGGCCAAAAACATGGATGGTTACCGTGGCGTCAGCCTGGCCGACT GGGTCTGTCTGACCCAACACGAGTCAAACTTCAATACCCGAGCAACCAACCGTAACACAGACGGCTCGACTGACTACGGCATCTTCCAGATCAACAGCAAATGGTGGTGCAGCGATGGCGGCGTTTCAAGAGCCAACGGGTGTGGGATTCGCTGCAGCG AACTGCAGACAGACGACGTGGAAACGGCGATCAGATGCGCCAAACGCATCGTTGATCAACAAGGCGTCAGAGCATG GGAGGCCTGGAAGGCTCACTGCCAGAACCGAAACCTGAGCAGCTATCTGAGAGGCTGCAACCTCTGA